GAGCGCCTCGTCGAGCGCCTCGAAACCCTGAGTCAGGTAGATGGTCACGTTCTGCTTGCGTGGGGAGAAGCCGATCTTCATCCAGTCGAGTTCTCGGCCGCTGGCGTAGCGAAGACGCTGGGAACCAAATCCAACGATCGCCGGGCCCCACATGACCGGGTCGTCGCCGGTGACCTCAGACATCAGGTCGCACACTGCCAATGCATCACCACGACGCGTGGCGTCCTCGATCGACTCGAGGAACGCCTTGACGTCCCCGTCATTCGCCTTTGTCTTCAGTTCGGCCATGCCACCGCACCCTAGGGACCCGACGGGGATCTGGCCAATGCTGCCCGGTCGACACACCGAGACATGGCCCTGCCGAACGTTCGGTTACGCCTTCGGGTAGGTGGTGACGAGCACACCGAGGCACATTTCGTCGGTCGTTCCCTCACCCCACACGACGTACCTGGCAGGAGTGTTCTTTAGCGACGGCAGTTGGCTGCGCAGTTTGGCGTCGTGGGTGCAACGAACTCGCACGGTGTCACCGCGCTTGAGCGTGACCGGCTTGGCCAGTGGCTTGGCGCCCTGGTTGTCGAAGTCCCACACCGGAATGTCCAGCACGGTCTTGGCCCTCGGGGTACCCGGATTGACGTCGATCTCGATCGATTTGCCCAGCAAGTGCATATGCCCGGCAGCGGCCCAGATGGTGGTGTCTCGGTTGACCGGTCGCGTGCACTGCTGCGTGGAGCCAGCAACAGGATTCAACGGATCGCCTCCGCAGAGCAGTTGCAGCCCCGCGATCGTGCCACCGCTTTGCGGACCGAAGCGTTGGCTCACGTCGGCCACGGCATTGCTGCGCTCGCACAGCAGGCCTGTCTCGCCCGGCGCGCAGGGAAGCTCAACCGGGCCGGGGAGCAGCATGGTGTGGATGGGTGTCACGCCGGCGGTCTTGTCCGACAGTCGCAATTGAACCTTCGAGGCATCTGTGCCAGTGCCCGCCCGCAGGTTGTAGTGCATTTGCAGCACGATCTGACTGCCCGCTGGCAGGACCGTTCCCGTCCCCGTGCGGCTGACGCTCTCCTTGCCCCCCGGCGCCCAAGCCGCCAGCCATGGCGCGTCATCGAGTTCACCAATCGCTCCGGTGCCCTTCGGTGCCGGAATCAGGGTGCCGCCAAAGCAGGTCCATCCCTGACCTGGCGACTGCGCATCCAGCTTCTTCGCATCGGCCACCTGCTCCGGCGTGACCTTGTAGAGGATCGCGTGGTGCACCATCGCCTTGTTGTCGGGCAACACCTGCACGCCCGACAACGTGGTCTTCTTGGTTAGGCCGGGATCGACCAGGAAGCACCGATAGTCGTCAGTGCCGCCGTTCTGGGCCGTTGGTTCATAGGCGCCCTCCGGCAGCCCCAAAGTCTCGAATCGCTCGCCGGCTCGCAGTGGGGAGGACACCGGCACCGGTATAGCAACCCCGGCTGAGTGGCCGTGACTATCTGCCGCAGCGTCGGAGGAACCGCCACCGTTACCAACGACCGCGAAGACCACCACGAGCGCAACCAGCGCGGCGATTCCACCGAATACCCACGGCCTTGCCCGAGACGTCACCCTCGATTGTCACCTGAGAACGCTCAAACGCCAAGTTGGGCCTTCACCCTGCCCGCCTTGATGGCCTTCAGTAGCTCCGCGTGATCCAACTCGTTCTGGTCCGCGTAGTCCTCGGCGAAACTGGCTATTGCCTTTGCGAAGACCGCTCCGGTTCCGACGTAGGAGGAGAT
The genomic region above belongs to Candidatus Nanopelagicales bacterium and contains:
- a CDS encoding DUF1801 domain-containing protein, with protein sequence MAELKTKANDGDVKAFLESIEDATRRGDALAVCDLMSEVTGDDPVMWGPAIVGFGSQRLRYASGRELDWMKIGFSPRKQNVTIYLTQGFEALDEALARLGPHKLGKGCLYLKRLADVDTDVLAEIIKSSYAQAG